In the Gymnodinialimonas sp. 202GB13-11 genome, one interval contains:
- a CDS encoding gamma-glutamyl kinase: MPYADSAILNPPQQKHCTVKRYRNQLQKFFEQRGQRQLELMAVVREPVGWLSSWYRYRARDAIAGSANSTQGVSFDAFVEAWLEDDPPAFAKVGRQSRFVTEEDGSLGVDHLFSHAKLDEAVRFLEGRVKAKLDVGRSNVSPNQATDLSPRVLQRLQDEAPQEFALWEHVQALGR; encoded by the coding sequence ATGCCCTACGCCGACTCGGCGATTCTCAATCCCCCGCAGCAAAAGCACTGCACAGTGAAACGCTATCGCAATCAGTTGCAGAAGTTCTTTGAGCAGCGTGGGCAGCGTCAGCTAGAGCTTATGGCCGTGGTCCGCGAACCGGTCGGCTGGCTCTCAAGCTGGTATCGGTACCGCGCCCGCGACGCGATTGCGGGCAGCGCGAATTCCACCCAAGGCGTCAGCTTCGATGCATTTGTCGAGGCATGGCTGGAAGACGATCCCCCGGCCTTTGCGAAAGTCGGCCGCCAATCCCGGTTCGTGACCGAGGAGGACGGCTCCCTCGGGGTCGACCATCTCTTCAGCCATGCCAAGCTGGACGAGGCGGTGCGCTTTCTTGAGGGGCGCGTGAAGGCGAAACTGGATGTCGGGCGCAGCAACGTTTCGCCCAATCAAGCCACAGATCTCAGCCCCCGCGTTCTGCAACGCCTCCAGGACGAGGCGCCGCAGGAATTCGCACTTTGGGAGCATGTTCAGGCGCTTGGCCGCTAG
- the recA gene encoding recombinase RecA gives MATANLLDMTDRISADKQKALDSALAQIERQFGKGSIMKLGGENAIQEIDSTSTGSLGLDIALGIGGIPKGRIVEIYGPESSGKTTLTLHCVAEEQKKGGVCAFVDAEHALDPQYAKKLGVNLDELLISQPDTGEQALEIVDTLVRSGAVSMVIVDSVAALTPKSELEGDMGDSSVGVHARLMSQAMRKLTGSINRSGCTVIFINQIRMKIGVMFGSPETTTGGNALKFYSSVRLDIRRIGALKDRDEVVGNATRVKVVKNKVAPPFKQVEFDIMYGEGISKMGELLDLGVKAGVVEKSGSWFSYGDERIGQGRENAKSFLKENTDIALQIEDKIRAAHGLDFEMEREGDEDILDDDE, from the coding sequence ATGGCAACGGCGAACCTTCTCGACATGACTGACCGTATCTCGGCCGACAAGCAAAAGGCCCTCGACAGTGCATTGGCCCAGATCGAACGGCAGTTCGGCAAAGGCTCTATCATGAAACTGGGTGGTGAAAACGCCATTCAGGAAATCGACTCGACCTCGACCGGCTCGCTTGGCCTCGACATCGCGTTGGGGATCGGTGGCATCCCGAAGGGTCGCATCGTTGAAATCTATGGTCCGGAAAGCTCGGGCAAGACGACGCTCACGCTGCATTGCGTGGCCGAGGAGCAGAAAAAGGGCGGTGTGTGTGCGTTCGTGGACGCTGAACACGCCCTTGATCCGCAATATGCCAAGAAGCTTGGCGTGAACCTTGACGAGCTGCTGATTTCGCAGCCCGACACCGGTGAGCAGGCTTTGGAGATTGTCGATACGCTGGTCCGTTCTGGCGCCGTCAGCATGGTTATCGTCGACTCGGTTGCGGCGCTGACGCCGAAGTCCGAGCTTGAAGGTGACATGGGCGACAGTTCCGTGGGTGTGCATGCCCGCCTAATGTCTCAGGCGATGCGCAAGCTGACCGGTTCTATCAACCGCTCGGGCTGCACCGTGATCTTCATCAACCAGATCCGCATGAAAATCGGCGTCATGTTCGGCTCGCCCGAGACGACGACGGGCGGTAACGCGCTGAAGTTCTATTCTTCCGTCCGTCTCGATATCCGCCGCATCGGCGCGCTGAAGGACCGTGATGAGGTTGTCGGCAACGCGACACGCGTGAAAGTTGTTAAGAACAAGGTCGCCCCGCCGTTCAAGCAGGTTGAATTCGACATCATGTATGGCGAAGGCATCTCCAAAATGGGCGAACTGCTCGATCTGGGTGTGAAGGCTGGCGTCGTGGAAAAATCCGGCAGCTGGTTCAGCTACGGCGATGAACGCATCGGGCAGGGGCGTGAAAACGCGAAGTCGTTCCTCAAGGAAAACACTGACATCGCCTTGCAGATCGAAGACAAGATCCGCGCCGCCCACGGCCTCGATTTCGAGATGGAGCGTGAAGGCGACGAGGATATCCTCGACGACGACGAATAA
- the alaS gene encoding alanine--tRNA ligase — translation MTSLNDIRSTFLDYFARQGHEVVPSSPLVPRNDPTLMFVNSGMVQFKNLFTGVERRDYVRATTSQKCVRAGGKHNDLDNVGYTARHHTFFEMLGNFSFGDYFKDDAIPFAWELITKDFGIDKSKLSTTVWHEDDEAFELWKKVGVPEDRIIRIATSDNFWQMGPTGPCGPCTEIFYDHGDHIWGGPPGSPEEDGDRFIEIWNIVFMQNEQFADGSMVPLEMQSIDTGMGLERIGALLQGSHDNYDTDTMRSLMEASANASSTDIDGDQNVHHRVIADHLRSTSFLIADGVMPSNDGRGYVLRRIMRRAMRHAHLLGAKDPLMYRLVPALVSQMGQAYPELGQAQALITETLKLEEERFRQTLDRGLKLLDDELGNLPEGSDLPGEAAFKLYDTYGFPLDLTQDALREKGRGVDTDGFDAAMEEQKAKARAAWSGSGDAADATIWFDIAEEHGVTEFLGYDTEVAEGQILALVSDGATVDAAKGDVTVVLNQTPFYAESGGQIGDTGVIKTETGTVTVTDTRKVAGVFLHIGTVSDGEVKAGQGAELAVDHARRSAIRANHSATHLLHEALRERLGDHVAQRGSLNAADRLRFDFSHNHALTLEDLAEIEREVNHFIRQNEAVETRIMTPDDARAIGAQALFGEKYGDEVRVVSMGRADTGKGINGDTWSLELCGGTHVSRTGEIGAFVTLGDSASSAGVRRIEALTGQAAHDYLRGQDHLLAETANTLKAQASDVPERVKALMDERKKLENEVAQLRRELAMAGGASAPEANEINGIAFHAQALSGVTGKDLAGIIDEHKARLGSGAVLLIADAGGKAAVAAGVTDDLTDKISAVDLVRAATPVLGGKGGGGRPDFAQGGGADASKADDAIAAAKAVIEGA, via the coding sequence ATGACCAGCCTGAACGATATCCGCTCGACCTTCCTCGACTACTTCGCGCGCCAGGGGCACGAGGTTGTGCCTTCCAGCCCGCTGGTCCCGCGCAACGACCCGACGCTGATGTTCGTCAATTCCGGCATGGTGCAGTTCAAGAACCTCTTCACCGGGGTGGAACGCCGCGACTATGTCCGCGCCACGACGTCGCAGAAATGCGTGCGCGCCGGGGGCAAGCACAACGACCTCGACAATGTGGGCTACACCGCACGCCACCATACGTTCTTTGAAATGCTGGGGAATTTCAGCTTTGGTGACTACTTCAAGGACGACGCCATCCCCTTCGCGTGGGAACTGATCACCAAGGATTTCGGAATCGACAAGTCGAAGCTGTCCACGACCGTCTGGCATGAGGATGACGAGGCGTTCGAGCTTTGGAAGAAGGTCGGCGTGCCGGAAGACCGGATCATTCGCATCGCGACGTCCGACAACTTCTGGCAGATGGGGCCGACCGGGCCGTGCGGGCCGTGTACCGAGATTTTCTATGACCATGGCGACCACATCTGGGGCGGCCCCCCGGGTTCGCCGGAAGAGGACGGCGACCGGTTCATCGAGATCTGGAACATCGTTTTCATGCAGAACGAGCAATTCGCCGATGGCTCCATGGTGCCGTTGGAAATGCAGTCAATCGACACCGGCATGGGGCTGGAGCGGATTGGGGCGTTGCTGCAAGGCTCGCACGACAACTACGACACCGACACGATGCGGTCGCTGATGGAGGCGTCAGCCAACGCGTCGTCGACCGATATCGATGGCGACCAGAACGTGCATCACCGCGTGATCGCCGATCACCTCCGCTCAACCTCTTTCCTGATCGCCGATGGCGTGATGCCGTCCAATGACGGGCGCGGCTACGTCCTTCGCCGGATCATGCGCCGCGCCATGCGTCACGCGCATCTTCTGGGCGCGAAAGACCCGTTGATGTATCGGCTTGTGCCCGCACTGGTCAGCCAGATGGGGCAGGCCTACCCGGAACTGGGACAAGCGCAGGCGCTGATCACCGAGACGCTGAAGCTGGAAGAAGAACGCTTCCGTCAGACGCTCGACCGTGGCTTGAAGCTGCTGGATGATGAGCTTGGCAATTTGCCCGAAGGCAGCGACCTGCCCGGTGAGGCAGCTTTCAAACTCTACGATACCTATGGCTTCCCCCTCGACCTGACGCAGGACGCGTTGCGCGAGAAGGGGCGTGGTGTGGATACCGACGGCTTTGACGCCGCGATGGAAGAGCAGAAGGCCAAGGCGCGGGCGGCTTGGTCAGGCTCGGGTGATGCGGCGGACGCGACGATCTGGTTCGACATCGCGGAAGAACACGGCGTGACGGAATTCCTCGGCTATGACACCGAAGTGGCCGAAGGGCAAATCCTTGCGCTTGTCAGCGACGGTGCGACGGTCGATGCGGCCAAGGGCGACGTCACCGTGGTCCTGAACCAGACGCCGTTTTATGCCGAATCCGGCGGTCAGATTGGCGACACGGGCGTCATTAAGACAGAGACCGGGACTGTCACCGTGACGGACACCCGCAAGGTCGCGGGCGTCTTTCTGCACATCGGCACGGTCAGCGATGGTGAGGTAAAGGCCGGGCAGGGGGCGGAACTCGCCGTCGACCACGCCCGCCGGTCTGCCATCCGGGCGAACCACTCCGCGACGCATCTGTTGCACGAGGCCCTGCGCGAACGGCTTGGCGACCACGTGGCTCAGCGAGGCTCGTTGAATGCGGCAGACAGGCTGCGGTTCGACTTCTCGCATAACCACGCCCTGACGCTGGAGGACCTTGCCGAGATCGAACGCGAGGTGAACCACTTCATTCGCCAGAACGAAGCGGTGGAGACCCGGATCATGACGCCCGACGACGCGCGCGCCATAGGGGCGCAGGCGCTGTTTGGTGAAAAGTACGGCGATGAGGTCCGCGTTGTCTCCATGGGCCGGGCCGACACCGGCAAGGGGATCAACGGCGATACCTGGTCGCTGGAGCTTTGCGGCGGCACCCATGTTTCGCGCACGGGTGAGATCGGGGCGTTTGTGACGCTTGGCGACTCTGCGTCCTCCGCCGGTGTCCGCCGGATCGAAGCGTTGACGGGGCAGGCGGCCCACGACTATCTGCGCGGGCAGGACCATCTGCTGGCGGAGACGGCGAACACACTGAAGGCGCAGGCCTCGGACGTGCCGGAGCGGGTGAAAGCCCTGATGGACGAGCGCAAGAAGCTAGAAAACGAAGTGGCCCAATTGCGGCGTGAGCTTGCCATGGCGGGTGGCGCAAGCGCGCCGGAAGCCAATGAAATCAACGGCATCGCCTTCCATGCTCAAGCGCTGTCTGGCGTCACGGGTAAGGACCTTGCGGGGATCATCGACGAACACAAAGCGCGCCTTGGTTCCGGTGCTGTCCTGCTCATTGCAGATGCGGGCGGCAAAGCGGCTGTGGCCGCTGGTGTGACCGATGACCTGACAGACAAGATCAGTGCCGTGGACCTTGTCCGCGCCGCAACCCCTGTACTTGGCGGCAAGGGCGGCGGTGGCCGGCCCGACTTCGCGCAGGGCGGCGGGGCCGATGCCTCCAAAGCCGACGACGCCATTGCGGCTGCCAAAGCCGTCATTGAAGGAGCCTGA
- a CDS encoding deoxyribodipyrimidine photo-lyase, whose product MSAPILYWVRRDLRLSDNPALVAACAAGGPVIPVFICDEVVESHGAAPKWRLGLGVEAFAKALEEAGCKLILRRGDAFPVLQKLIEDTGAKAVHWNRLYDPDSRKRDEGVKAGLKDDGIEAFSHNGHILFEPWTVETGGGAYYKVYTPFWKNVRSRDPGEALSAPKIPAPGSWPASDDIADWQLGAAMNRGADIVAEHLNVGEPAARARLANFIGHGIDDYSDARDNLAKNGTSLLSENLAYGEISARACWWAGQRAMEEGKQGAETFLKEVVWRDFAYHLVYHTPRITSGNWREEWDAFPWNTDERKAEVKAWKQGRTGMAIVDAAMREMYVTGRMHNRARMLVASYLTKHLMCHWQIGLDWFEECLVDWDPASNAMGWQWSAGSGPDATPYFRVFNPETQAEKFDKNGRYRMRWLAEITNQPPETATSYFDAIPRSWNMSPGDGYPDKPIVDAAEGRKRALHAYENRNF is encoded by the coding sequence ATGAGCGCACCAATCCTCTACTGGGTCCGTCGGGACCTGCGTCTTTCGGACAATCCGGCGCTGGTGGCCGCCTGCGCGGCCGGTGGCCCCGTTATCCCTGTGTTCATTTGCGACGAGGTGGTGGAAAGCCACGGCGCTGCCCCGAAATGGCGGCTGGGTCTGGGCGTTGAGGCCTTCGCCAAAGCACTGGAAGAAGCCGGATGCAAGCTGATCCTGCGGCGCGGTGATGCGTTTCCGGTTTTGCAAAAGCTGATTGAGGACACGGGCGCGAAGGCTGTGCACTGGAACCGCCTTTATGACCCCGACAGTCGCAAACGCGACGAAGGCGTTAAGGCCGGGCTAAAGGACGACGGGATCGAAGCCTTCAGCCACAACGGCCATATCCTGTTTGAGCCCTGGACGGTCGAGACCGGCGGCGGGGCCTACTACAAGGTCTACACGCCGTTCTGGAAAAACGTGCGCTCCCGCGATCCGGGGGAAGCGTTGAGCGCGCCGAAAATCCCGGCACCGGGCAGCTGGCCCGCCTCCGACGACATCGCCGACTGGCAACTTGGTGCCGCAATGAACCGGGGCGCCGATATCGTGGCGGAGCATCTGAACGTCGGCGAACCGGCTGCCCGGGCGCGGCTGGCCAATTTCATCGGCCACGGGATCGACGATTATTCCGACGCGCGTGACAACCTCGCCAAGAATGGCACATCGCTTCTGTCCGAGAACCTCGCCTATGGCGAAATCAGCGCGCGGGCCTGCTGGTGGGCCGGTCAACGCGCGATGGAAGAGGGCAAGCAGGGGGCCGAAACCTTCTTGAAAGAAGTCGTCTGGCGCGACTTTGCCTATCACCTCGTCTACCACACACCCCGCATCACCTCCGGCAACTGGCGTGAGGAATGGGATGCCTTCCCGTGGAACACCGATGAACGCAAGGCCGAGGTGAAAGCTTGGAAGCAGGGGCGCACAGGCATGGCCATCGTCGATGCCGCGATGCGTGAGATGTATGTGACCGGCCGCATGCACAACCGCGCACGGATGTTGGTGGCCTCCTACCTGACCAAGCACCTGATGTGTCATTGGCAGATCGGTCTGGATTGGTTTGAAGAATGCCTTGTGGATTGGGACCCGGCCTCCAACGCGATGGGCTGGCAGTGGTCGGCGGGCTCCGGCCCCGACGCGACACCCTATTTCCGCGTCTTCAACCCCGAAACGCAGGCCGAAAAGTTCGACAAGAATGGCCGCTACCGGATGCGCTGGTTGGCCGAAATCACGAACCAGCCGCCGGAAACGGCCACAAGCTATTTCGACGCGATCCCTCGCTCATGGAACATGTCGCCGGGCGATGGATACCCGGATAAGCCGATCGTTGACGCCGCCGAGGGGCGCAAACGGGCGCTTCATGCGTATGAGAACCGAAACTTCTGA
- a CDS encoding DUF1330 domain-containing protein: protein MPQAYWIAHVTVTDEEAYAKYAALATKAIEAHGGKFLARGGTAIQKEGRAHPRNVVSIFPSLDAANACYESETYQEALSHAKGASERDLVLVEAVE, encoded by the coding sequence ATGCCCCAAGCCTATTGGATCGCCCACGTCACCGTCACCGATGAAGAGGCTTACGCGAAATACGCGGCGCTTGCGACCAAGGCCATCGAAGCCCACGGCGGCAAGTTCCTCGCCCGTGGTGGCACGGCCATCCAGAAAGAGGGCCGCGCCCATCCGCGCAACGTGGTCAGCATTTTCCCCAGCCTTGATGCGGCCAATGCCTGCTACGAATCTGAGACCTATCAAGAGGCGCTCAGCCATGCGAAAGGGGCCTCGGAACGCGATCTTGTGCTGGTCGAAGCCGTCGAGTGA